The Rhodococcus triatomae genome includes a window with the following:
- a CDS encoding aspartate-semialdehyde dehydrogenase: MTTIAVVGATGQVGIVMRTLLEERNFPADRVRFFASARSAGKKLPFRGEEIVVEDAAAVSDEELKGIDIALFSAGATLSREQAPRFAAAGAIVVDNSSAFRKDPEVPLVVSEVNPEQTKNPPKGIIANPNCTTMAAMPVLKALHDEAGLQRLIVSSYQAVSGSGIAGVEELLGQARAVIDDAEKLVHDGGAVDFPEPDKYVAPIAFNVLPLAGSLVDDGSEETDEDQKLRNESRKILGLPDLLVSGTCVRVPVVTGHSLSINAEFANPISVERAKELLRDAPGVQLVDVPTPLQAAGSDPSLVGRIRQDPGVPEGRGLALFVSGDNLRKGAALNTIQIAELLVG, encoded by the coding sequence ATGACCACCATTGCAGTCGTAGGTGCCACCGGTCAGGTCGGCATCGTCATGCGCACCCTGCTCGAGGAGCGGAACTTTCCCGCGGACCGGGTGCGGTTCTTCGCCTCCGCCCGCTCGGCGGGTAAGAAGCTGCCGTTCCGTGGCGAGGAGATCGTCGTGGAGGACGCTGCGGCGGTGTCCGACGAGGAGCTGAAGGGCATCGACATCGCCCTGTTCTCCGCCGGGGCCACGCTCTCGCGGGAGCAGGCACCGCGGTTCGCCGCCGCGGGGGCGATCGTCGTCGACAACTCGTCGGCGTTCCGCAAGGACCCCGAGGTGCCCCTCGTGGTCAGCGAGGTCAACCCCGAGCAGACGAAGAACCCGCCGAAGGGCATCATCGCCAACCCGAACTGCACCACGATGGCCGCGATGCCGGTGCTCAAGGCCCTGCACGACGAGGCCGGGCTGCAGCGCCTGATCGTGTCGAGCTACCAGGCCGTGTCCGGGTCCGGCATCGCCGGCGTCGAGGAACTGCTCGGGCAGGCCCGCGCCGTCATCGACGACGCGGAGAAGCTGGTGCACGACGGCGGGGCCGTCGACTTCCCGGAGCCGGACAAGTACGTCGCGCCCATCGCGTTCAACGTGCTGCCCCTGGCGGGCTCGCTCGTCGACGACGGCAGCGAGGAGACGGACGAGGATCAGAAGCTGCGCAACGAGTCGCGCAAGATCCTCGGTCTGCCGGACCTGCTGGTGTCCGGTACGTGCGTTCGGGTTCCGGTCGTCACCGGGCATTCGTTGTCGATCAACGCGGAGTTCGCGAACCCGATCTCGGTGGAGCGGGCGAAGGAACTCCTGCGCGACGCTCCCGGCGTGCAACTCGTCGACGTGCCCACGCCGCTGCAGGCCGCGGGCAGCGATCCGTCGCTGGTCGGCCGCATCCGTCAGGATCCGGGAGTGCCCGAGGGGCGCGGTCTGGCGCTGTTCGTGTCCGGTGACAACCTGCGCAAGGGCGCTGCGCTCAACACCATCCAGATTGCCGAGTTGCTCGTCGGCTGA
- a CDS encoding DUF7144 family membrane protein — MVEDKTPGGWGVFAALLLLMNGTFTAIQGIVALAAPERLFAGEHTLVVLDYDRWGWVLLIWGVLLAVAGGALLAGATWARVFGVVVAFVNAVGQLTWIGTQPWLSLLLIALNIGVIWGLTAGWPEHRRHAAPTPPAPHTP; from the coding sequence GTGGTGGAAGACAAGACTCCCGGGGGCTGGGGCGTGTTCGCCGCGCTGCTGCTGCTCATGAACGGCACGTTCACGGCGATCCAGGGAATCGTCGCCCTCGCCGCCCCGGAACGGCTGTTCGCCGGCGAGCACACGCTCGTGGTACTCGACTACGACCGGTGGGGCTGGGTCCTGCTGATCTGGGGGGTCCTCCTCGCCGTTGCCGGCGGCGCCCTTCTCGCCGGAGCGACGTGGGCGCGGGTGTTCGGCGTCGTGGTGGCGTTCGTGAACGCGGTCGGCCAGCTCACCTGGATCGGCACCCAGCCGTGGCTGTCGCTGCTGCTGATCGCCCTGAACATCGGGGTCATCTGGGGCCTCACCGCCGGCTGGCCCGAACACCGCAGGCACGCAGCGCCTACCCCACCCGCCCCGCATACCCCCTGA